The Penaeus monodon isolate SGIC_2016 chromosome 6, NSTDA_Pmon_1, whole genome shotgun sequence genomic sequence atattatattattattattattattatcattattattattgttattattattattattattattattattattattattattattattattactataaccattatcattatcatcatcattatcattattcctattttcaTCATTCGCATCAATATCAGTATTGATATTTCTAGTATtacgtttattactattattattactattattgtcagcattatcgtcgccatcattatcatcatcagtattgcaatatatacaatcaaattaatttaaaaaaacatgctGACAAAGCATGGAAGCAAAAGGCAGataagaggtatgaatgagaatgaatatcttatcAGTGAAAGAGTTACATTTTGAGCGATTTCGACTGCATCTTCGCAGAATACAAGCAAGCAATGCAAGCGATTGTTTTCCTGGCGAAGGTATAGTCGAAATCAATCAAATATAACCCTTTCGctgagaagatattcattcatgctttttttctgccaaataaaaaaacaacattgagAGTTTTAGATATATTTGGCGTTTTCTTACACGCATAATGTATTATTTGCATACAAATATGTTTCATGCATCCAGAGAAGACTTTTTTCAATCTTTGAGCAAATAAATACTTCAAATTAGGCTCATCAATTCAACGAAAATCCTCAGGGAAAAAGTGTCTATTTGTAAGCTTCCCATAAGACTATGAATTAGTTTTTATTACAAAATGGTGGCTGAATAATGGCTGTGGATATAAAAGGAATGAACAAGTTAGGGGAAGATGGcgtttgtatatacaaaaaaaaattgttagtcTGTGGGTTGACTTGGGATCCCTGGGACAATATTATTGAGAAAAGCCCTCACTCCTGCACTGATACCTTTCTCATTCTTGTGTTCTTCGGCCTTTCCATAAAACTATTTTCCTTCAGATAAGGGAGGTAGGTCTACGCTGCTGCACGAGAGGATCAAAATGGAGAGGAAACTCCTTGTAGTCTTTCCCAAGGTCGCCTGGATTCTACTTCTCTACTTGGTAACGGAGACGAAGTATTCTTTTTGTTCTAACTACTGGATCTGCAGCCAAGAACTTTGTGGAATGAAAACGCGGGAGTCGTATAAGCTGAATGTATACATTTAATGCAGCGTTGTGCAGGAGTGGTTTACTGTATAAATTGTTATGAGTAATTTTGTAATTACGTTGATCTTTTTCTAGGGTTCCTGCAAAGTTAAATACGTCTCTTGCTTCGATGAAACACGAGAAggtaatgaatgaaaaattaatattgaCATGAAAAACATGAATTTATATACTCATGCAGAGATAATAACAAGGAGGCTTACTAGAGCGATGTACAGTACTGTCCATGATGCATCTGCATTTGCTGCTCGCTATATcactctttttactttatttctatcGTTGTTCTTAGTGTAATTTATTGAAtaaaaatgacagtgataatgataataaagactacAATAACAATGACTACTGGTATACTGGTATTACTAAAATTGTTGCTGTTGTAATGAAATTGCTATGCTGTTAGTCAAAAGATGGTGACAGTACTTATGTCAGCCTAAATATAAGACATCTACATATTTCACCACATCaagtacatgtataaacacaaatacacacacacacacacacatatacgtatgtgtgtgtgtggtatatagcaTCATTTTAATACAGCTGAACCAGAGTGTACTATAACGGCTGAATGCAATGACGTTGGTGGCATGTGCACCTTTGACCACGATGAAGTTCAGTGCGATTTCACAAATTCCGTCATCTGTCAAGATTTCGGATGCAGTTGTTGTATCAGTaagtaatataggtatatatttttttctttttctttttattttttattttcttttttatttttcattttccttttttcttttttttttctttttctttttcttttcctttttttttatctttttctttataattgcTGAGGCAGTTGTTATAATCAAAAGGATATTGAATACTAGAAAAATATgcataagaacaataaaaacaaaaaaacatctctACTGACTGAAGTAAATCAACCATggcaaaccccaaacacacgaaTTTGCTGAAAGCCTTTTCGCTATGTCACGACTTCATGGCATGTGGAGGCAATATTGCAAAAAGGCCTTCTGTgttttcccattcttcctcttgTTGCTATAGTTGCAATCTGTTCAGAAGTAACCCTTTACTTTAAGATTATGAAAATAGCTGGTAATCgccaagagaaatagaaaaatgttaaaaatgataaaaaaaaacatacccataGATTGCACGAACCAAGCCAACGCAAGATGCAGAAGGAAGTACGCGGGGTCTTGCAAAAAGGCTTGTGACGAGACTGAGTTGGAGATCTCTGACTGCGAAGCCGGTTGCAAGTGTTGCGGCTGCAAGATCACGCAGGCATGCATCAGCAAAGGGGGATATTGCAAAGTGGGAAAGAGAGGTTGCAATGGCAGGGTGACGAAACAGTGTTTCGGGAGGAATTGCTACTGTTGCATCCCAGGTGagtttcatattgttttttctttcattctttctttcttttaactatTTATCTTCATAAAAATATTGTTAGTGATCATTAAGGCTGCTCCTTATTTTCTGAATATAATCGACCGCTTTATCCCAGGTAAATTTTAGGCTACTTATTTCTCCAACTGTGTTTTGATAAATTAATCGTTGGTGATCACTGAATTCAGCCATCGTAATCCCATTTTTAACATTTGTGTTAAACCATCTTAATCTATTTCCTAGATTTATTATCCACGATCATTTAAACTATGGTCATTACCATTGATATTTGTATCTAGGCCTAATGACCTCTGTTATTCTCGCTGGTTTGTGTTgtgctgttattaatatcaacttCCTGGGAAACGAGGGAGACACACTGTGGGCGTGGCTATGAAACTCGCTAAAGACTCATCTCAGAGATGaagaacaaatgtatatatatatttatatatatatatatatatatatatatatatatatatatatatatatatatataaaagcgtcTCGCAAACTCCTTCCAGATGATCCTTGTCCGGAGACCTTGGCGTGTGAAGAAAGTGGCGGTCATTGTGCTGTAAACTGTTCAGCCGGAGAGGTCGGCCGCCCTgggatgtgcgtgtgcgtgtgtgtgtgcgtgcgtgtgtgtgtgtgtgtgtgtgtgtgtgtgtgtatatgtgtgcgtgtgtgtgcgtgtgtgtgtatgtatatatatatatatattatatatatattatatatatatatatatatatatatatatatatcatacataacacacaacacacacacaacacacacacaacacaacacacacacacacacacacacacacacacacacacacacacacacacacacacacacacacacacacacacacacatacacacacacacacacacacacacacacacacacacacacacacacacacacacacacacacacacatatatatatacatatatatatatatatatatatatatatatatatatatatatatatatagttatgtatgtatgtacattctgtatgtatgtatgtatgtgtgtatacccgtatcaatctatatatttctctgtccaattatgataaatatattgcgTAAAATGACTCTTCTTGCCCCAAACGCGTCCAGAACCGCCCTGCTGCTAGACGACGGCTGTAAAAAACAAACCAAGACTGTGATGCAGATACGATAAGATATTAAACTAATAAACGATACCAGCGTTGAATCTCGATCGATTGGTTTCCATATCTTCTTGACAGATCCGTGTGAGAATACGATCAGCTGTGCTTCCATGAACGGTCACTGCAACTCGTCATGCGCAGATGATGAGATTCCTCTGCCTGACCTCTGTCATGCAGAAGACTGTTCCTGTTGTGTCAAAGGTAATGTTTACCTACAGCGTTGTGCAAGAGTGATTATCTGTTATTGTTGGCAATCTTTAGCCTAAGTAACAGCGATGAAAATAATGCAATTGCAATGACTACTTCATTTATGActgtgcatatgcatacaaagGGGTTTGTTGTCGTTTTCTTGTCATTTTGTAAGTCTTCTTTGCAACAGAGGAGTGCACGCAAAGTAAATGCTGCAGCTTTTCTGGAGGGAGATGCGACCGGGCTTGCAACGATGGAGAAGTTGCAGAAGAAGATCTTTGTGCTGGAGGCTGTGTTTGTTGCTTCCAAGGTAAgtccatctttccctttttgttacaCTCTTGTTTTTTCTGGTTTGTTATATCATCTTAATATATTATCTGCTATAGTCTTGCTTGCAGAAATGATGTATTATTTGTTTACAATCTGCAATATTTTTAGCTTCAAATATTCAGtgctgatttttattttatgatttttgataTCCATAGACTCCAATTTggccttttcttgttttcatgcGGTTTACTTTgagattgatttttttattgctatattatttgtATGCTCACAATCGTTGCAATATGTATTAATTCCTCTCATTTTTGTGAAGCATTataatctttttatctctctctatatgtgtattcataccaATTAATTTCTCAAAAGACTGTTTGAGATAGACTAATAGGTCCCTCACCatgccatccccctctccccccagacACGTGCCCGGACAGCCCCAAGTGCCAGGCGCTGGACGGGCGCTGCGTGGAGAGCTGTGAGGCCGACGAGCTGGCCGTCCCGTGGCTCTGCGGAGGCGAAAACTGCACCTGCTGCGTCAAGAGTAAGTCTGTGTCTTTATATCGTCACTGAGTGTATGGTTGAAGATCTACTTTTAATTTGATTTAAGGGTGGCACTAAGGGGTGAAACAAGCAGTTGTCCTTTTTATCAGCATCTTTTTCAAGTCTTTAAAATCAGAATTAAAGGCAACGTTCTATAAGGCTATCATACTACCGGTTTTCATTCACAATTATCGCATTCAACCCCAGCCCTTGTGATCGATGCTGTTCCCTTCCCCGACAGACAACTGCAACCAGACCAAGTGCTGCGAAGCCTTCGGCGGAAGCTGCGGCAAAGTGTGCTACGAAGGCGAGGCGTCCATCGAGGACGTGTGCGAAGGAACGTGCCAATGCTGCGTCAAGGGTACGgggaggatatgtgtgtgtgtgtgtgtgtgtgtgtgtgtgtgtgtgtgtgtgtgtgtgtgtgtgtgtgtgtgtgtgtgtgtgtgtgtgtgtgtgtgtgtgcatatatatatatatatatatatatatatatatatatatatatatatatatatatatatatatatgtatgtatatgtatatgtgtatgtatatatatatatatatatatatatatatatatatatatatatatgtatatatatatatatatatatatatatatatattcgccctTTGCCTGTTAGCTGATATAATAAGTTCCATCCATAACTGCCTCCGCCTCGTCCATTCCCGCTCTCCGCCAGCCCCGTGTGAGCAGAGCAACTGCTGCACCGTACTGGGCGGCAGCTGCAACGCCACGTGCGGCCGAGGCGAGAGAGCCGTCGAGGGCGTCTGCAACGGAGAGCACTGCCTCTGCTGCGTGCCAGGTGAGTGTCTGCGACTTGCTTGGACTCACTCAGACTTGCAAAAGAAACTGTGCTCATATCCACTCTGCAGGAAGAAGTATTCcgaacaaaaccaaaataaacaagcaaataaatagagagataaataaagagatcaaTAAATAGTacactaattaataaataaatagataaatagataaataatattatcacaatcattgtcattctcattttcattctcattattctcatcattactgTTTACTCATTACTttgatcattactgttatttctatcatattttctttctttcttcgctttcatcttccttcttctttcttcttctttgtgtttttcacttgcttcttttctaattttcctttcccttttatttgtatttctaagCATTGTACTTGGAAATGGGAAAACTAATAGTTAATAGTtatcaaaaaaagaggaaaaaggagactgGTTTGTAtttaattaccataatcattgtcattctcattttcattctgattattattatcactttgatcattactgttatttctatcatattttttttctcttcgttctcatcttccttcttttttcttctttgtgttcttcactttcttcttttcttattttcctttcctttttatttgtatttctaagCATTGtacttattgttttattgtattaaaaaaagagagactggTTTGTATTTAAGGACAAATTTAACTTCTCTGTCAAAAACCGCAATTAGGGATTTGGATGCCAttacttaaaatttatttatttatttatttatttaaatattttacttatcattttgtttcgtacaaatttatataaatgttgatttttattatagCTCTCAATTTTGGCAATTATGAGTATTCAGCAATGGtatggcaaacacacacacacacacacacacacacacacacacacacccgttatgtatgtatacatgtatacatatacgtatgtatatgtatgtatggatttatgtatgcatgtatataattctgtatgtatgcatggatgcatgtatataagtgtgtactgtttgtgtatgtatttagagTTTCGAGTGTCTTTGGATAACTGTACGAAAGTCTACGGGAATCGATCAACTGTTTCAACtatcaaatatgcacacacacacacacacacacacacacacacacacacacacacacacacgcacacacacacagacacacagacacacagacacacacacacacacacacacacacacacacacacacacacacacacacacacacacacacacacacaaacacacacacacacacacacacacacacacacacacacacacacacatatatatatatatatatatatatatatatatatatatatatatatatatatgtgtgtgtgtgtgtgtgtgtgtgtgtgtgtgtgtgtgtgtgtgtgtgtgtttgtgtgtgtgtgtgtgtgtgtgtgtgtgtgtgtgtgtgtgtgtgtgtgtatgtatacatatgcacacatatatatatatagatttatatatatatataaatatatatatatatatacacacacacactatatatatatatataaatataaatatatatatatatatatatatatacatacatatatatatatatatatatatatatatatatatatatatatatatgtatatatatatatatacacacacacacacacacacacacacacacatacacacacacacacacacacacacacatacacacacacacacatacacacacacacacacacacacacacacacacacacacacacacacacacacacacacatatatatgtatatgttatatatatatatatatatatatatatatatatatatatttatttatgtatataaatatatatataaatatatatatatatatatatatatatatatatatatatatatatatatatatatatatatatatatatatatatacacacacacacacacacacacacacacacacacacacacacacacacatacacacacgcacgcacattcgcACGCAcacggaagcacacacacacacacacacatatgtttatttatgtatgcatgtgtacatgtacacccgtatctatctatctatttctctgtccaattataataaacatattgtGTAAAATACCCAGTAGATGTATTGAAAGCGGCATGACTTTCTTCGTCCTAAACGCGCCCAGAACCGCCCTGCTGCTAGACGACGGCTGTGAAAACAAACCAACACTGTGGTGCGGATATGACACGAAACTAAATTGATAAATTATACCACTTGAATCTCGATCGATTGGTTTCCATATCTTCTTGACAGATCCGTGTGAAATACGATCAGCTGTGCTTCCATGAACGGTCACTGCAACTCGTCATGCGCAGATGATGAGATTCCTCTGCCTGACCTCTGTCAAGCAGAAAACTGTTCCTGTTGTGTCAAAGGTAATATTTACCTTCAGCGTTGTGCAAGAGTGATTATCTGTTATTGTTGGCAATCTTTAAGTAACAGCGATTAAATACTGCAATTGCTATGACCACTTCTTTTATAATAATGTCAGTGTGCATACATGggggtttgttttcgttttcttgtcaTTTTGTAAGTCTTCTTTGCAAGAGAGGAGTGCACGCAAAGTAAATGCTACAGTTTTTCAGAAGGGAGATGCCACCGGACTTGCAGCGATGGAGAAGTTGCAGAAGATTTTTGTGTCGGAGACTGTATTTGCTGCTTCATAGGTAATTAAATGTTTCCCTTTTTGCAATATTCTCCGCTTATGATTTGGTGTATTCTTAGCTTGTTATTTCCATCATATTGTTTTTCTTCGtatccatcttcctttttttcttcttcttggaaATGGGAAAACTAGTAGTTATGAAAAGATTAAATACGATATTGGTTTGTACTTCTATGGCAAAAACTGCAAATGAggattactaaaaataataataatagtaataataataataataataataataataataataataataataatagtagtaatgataataataataataataataataataataataataataatgataataataatgataatgataataatgataaataaaaataaataaataaacaaatgaataaataaaaaagtttttttgttaatataagaTAAAGGCTTTATTTCaacctatttctctttttctttatccgaGAATGTAAAAAAAGGCAATCAAATGTATTTGTATTCATTGTTACTAGTTTGTTAGTaacaatttatataaatgtttattttgattatagctCTCATTTTTGGCGATTATGAGTATTCAGCATTggtatgacacacatacacacacgcgcgcgcgctcgcacacacacacacacacacacacacacacacacacacacacacacacacacacacacacacacacacgcatgtatgtatacatatatgtactgttagttttgtgtgtatttgtataagtgTATGAAAGTCTACGGGAATCGATCAACTGTTTCAATTATCAAATATGCTGTCAATCAATGTGGCAAATCATACGAATTgtatgattattaaaatgatcttataacatctatataatatatatatatatatatatatatatatatatatatatatatatatatatatatatatgtgtgtgtgtgtgtgtgtgtgggtgtgtgggtgtgtgtgtgtgtgtgtgtgtgtgtgtgtgtgtgtgtgtgtgtgtgtgtgcgtgtgtgtatgtgtgtgtgtgtgtgtgtgtgtgtgtgtgtgtgtgtgtgtgtgtgtgtgtgtgtgtgtgtgtgtgtgtgtgtgtgtgtgtgtgtgtgtgtgtgtgtgcgtatatagagAGGGAagctgataaatagacagacagatagataactagatttATAGATAAATCTTGATAGTCAGATAGGTGATCATCAATTCCAGAATTGAAAGTAGTCGGAGTTACATCAATCGGTAATTTTAGACAATACCTTCGCATAACCGACCGCGacgattttggtatcgatggattcctctcaccctctagtGCACATGAATGTAGGAATTATGTcgcggacccccctccccccaaacccccacattcttggccctgatagtaggggagggcatgaaaggtatcgggaaattgcggggtaaaatGTGAAAACTGAATGGTTAATTGTtgatggttaaaagcaaaacataaatgtgctagacatctaaggtcatgtagcactacagGAAGGTATAGTAGAGGGTAAGTGAAGGgcagttagtagttagttgctatgtCAACAATCTAGAGTAATATTagaaaggttaaagatgggtaatGAGGTAGGATTAGGTAAGGgagattagatcaagtgaaggatatgtatggaTCTGAAGAAGTAGAACAGGTTGTCGAAGAAGAAAGTGTGATTCCGTAATGATATCTGATGGGTTggaaggtcggtgaagggaggataggtgggggaaagcagaggtatagGCTGCAAAGTGTGGACAGggcaacagaatgtgtggaattgaaagagggacattacataaggaacataggGGCGGATCAGAACGTGACTTCAGATAGGAGTGTGTCAGATGGGTGTGGCCAGTACATAAGCAGCCGAGAAttgtctcccaacgtctgttctgatgaaatggagctgaccagaaggggattgatagttttacagtatgtaatttattagtgcgaagACTtaaccagaaagattgccatctgGTATAaaggaaggtcttaaagtgggggtaataatccgtggctggaatacATGAGAAATGTGGttgtgatgtggacatagcggcagGGCGTGCTAgggtatctgcctgttcattgctagggattccaacatggttGGGCACCCAACAAAATCTAATAAATTTATGCCGTGTGAACAGGTAGAACAACAAGTTCTGAATCTTACAGACAAGATGATTGGTCGAGTGCATAGATTTTATGAgataatgagttacgggagtcagtaaaaaaagtgtaagaggaagaagggagcaagttgtgttttaaggcaaaaaggagtgcatacagttctgtagtaaggacactggatttaCGAGAGAGGGAGTCTTTGAAAGTAAAATGCAAGTTGGGAAAGTTACTGTAAAACCAGCACCGGTGGTGGATTTGgagatcaataaacatgaatactggaggaatgaatggagactTGGTCAAAGAAATGGGTTAGAAAGACTGAAGGGGGTATATCCGACTTTGGTGGATCAggaaaaacagaggagcaaatacggGGGGTAAGGTATAAATCATGGAAGAACGGAatggacagaaaacggaagaaatcAGAGATAGGgaatgggagaatgggagaggagggtatgtaGAAAGAAATGGGATGGAGAGGAATGGAAGGCGCCTAGGACTAAGCAAAGACCGCAGTTGTGGATTGTATCAGGATGCGCAAGAAGGAAGGTTAGATAGAGTAGATATGgtatccataatcaagagtgaaGAGGATCAATGTAaagtgaagatggaggagagttttgTGATCTGAGCTCCATGATGTATGGGAAAGagcctttttctttaatgtaaaaaatatggtctcgccaggacaatttGGAGTAAAAAATAACGTCAAGGAATTTGCCAGAAAAACGGTATTGGAGTGGAGCACCATATAAGACGAGTGGAAGTTGGGGACCTACACATGCGCGAGAGAAAAGGTTGGAAAAtgatttggaggtagaaaagcgaaaaccatggttagtggcccaggaagatactgatgatattgtACACTGAAGGAATTGGCGGAGAGTTATTGTGGATGTCCCTGAGGCGAAGGTGGTTAAATCATCatgtcattaacagcaagaaggaataaagtggcaCACTACCTTGCGGGACCTCTTCGAACtgaggaaataatgatgatgtggaagaggcaattttgacctggaaagtgtgtTTGGAGAGTATGCCCAGGGATAATTgctggagaatatggtaccgccatgtgtTATCATAacctttttctaggtcaaagaatataGTTAATACTGAGTCATGCaaatgcagatataatatatgtctctcgaaatgagcaagggggtcataTGTACTTTGGTCACAATAGAAACCAaactgagaaggagagagataattgTGAGATTCAAGGTACATTTCTTCTAGTAGTTTGCACAACCAGCTTGTTAGAGAAATGGGGcggtaatcttgagggagggtgcctgatttattgggtttcaagaaggggaggataagaacTTCTCgccaataagaagaaaaatttccTGTTGTCCATATGTAGTTAaaaatagttaataggaaggatagagatGAAAATGGAAGGCATATGTCAGAGCATATGGTAATGGGTGCCATCAGGGCTTTCATGGGTGTTGCGGCACAACTGCAAGGCAgcattgagttcagaggaagaaaaacgagCATTATAAAACTCAGCAGATGAcagggtgaagatgatgggggtgcATTCTCTGATGGCCTTAATttaagagaagtgtggagaaaaatAAGAGCCACTACCGACTTGGCTGAAATAGTCAGCCAGTTCATTagtgacttggagaggatcagagatgagagtatctcgaatatggaggatggGGCTGGATGGAGGGGGACAaatgcctgatagtttatggatccgaTACCAAACAGCTGAAATAAACGTAGAAGATGTAATTAAGGAAACCCAATTTCGCCAGCTAGTTGTTTTACTGTTCTAGATTATATAACGAAGACAGTTGctattttaaaggagataaggggtgATAGCTGATTAGGGGTGCCTTGTTTGTAGCAATTACTGTTGCAAGGTACGCATTTTAAGCGAAGCCCTttggtgcaatcagaattccaccatggaacataTCTGGAGGTATAAGGTCTTGAGGTTTGAGGATGGCTATATAGGCAGCTCTTTGGACTGTACTGTAAAACACTGTAGCGTTTTTGAAACAGAcaagaaggggggtggaggggtattAATAACAGAAAAGGAAGTGAAAGTACGCCAGTCAGCTCTGCCAGTGCTGAATCAAGAATAATGAAgtcagttgtggagaggaagcaTTCTAGCCACGGGTGgtagtgatagaatcaccccaaagagtgttgcggcagttaaaatcaccaactatgagggaaggtggctggagttgggaaattagtttcaaaagcaacaaagtcaatgggttg encodes the following:
- the LOC119574719 gene encoding keratin-associated protein 10-4-like — protein: MERKLLVVFPKVAWILLLYLGSCKVKYVSCFDETREAEPECTITAECNDVGGMCTFDHDEVQCDFTNSVICQDFGCSCCINCTNQANARCRRKYAGSCKKACDETELEISDCEAGCKCCGCKITQACISKGGYCKVGKRGCNGRVTKQCFGRNCYCCIPDDPCPETLACEESGGHCAVNCSAGEVGRPGIVESRSIGFHIFLTDPCENTISCASMNGHCNSSCADDEIPLPDLCHAEDCSCCVKEECTQSKCCSFSGGRCDRACNDGEVAEEDLCAGGCVCCFQDTCPDSPKCQALDGRCVESCEADELAVPWLCGGENCTCCVKNNCNQTKCCEAFGGSCGKVCYEGEASIEDVCEGTCQCCVKAPCEQSNCCTVLGGSCNATCGRGERAVEGVCNGEHCLCCVPALNFGNYEYSAMIRVKYDQLCFHERSLQLVMRR